In the Paenibacillus sp. FSL R7-0337 genome, CGGCGCTGGCAGTCGCTGCACAGGCTCTCTCTCATAGGTCTCAGGAAATCCAGCAGCTTCTCGCGGTAAGCCGCACGGCTCGGCGCGTTGCCGACCGAATTCAGCTCTACCCGCACATCCTTCAGCCCCAGATCAATGTAGAACTGGTACCCGAGCGAGATGACTTCAGCATCAATCGCCGGGTCCACCGCGCCGAAGGCTTCGATGCCGAACTGATGGAACTGGCGGTATCTGCCGGCCTGCGGACGTTCATAACGGAACATCGGTCCGATGTAATACAGCTTGCTGACATCCGGCTCCCCGTATAGCTTGTTCTGAACATACGCGCGTACCACGCCTGCTGTCCCTTCGGGACGAAGCGCCAGATCGCGGTCGCCCTTGTCCTTGAAGGTATACATCTCACCTTCTACAATATCCGTTGTTTCGCCGACTCCGCGCTCGAACAGCCCGGTGTGCTCGAACAGCGGGGTACGAATCTCCCGGTAATTGAAGCGGCGGCACAGCTCTCTTGCCTTGGCCTCCACTATCTGCCATTTCTCTACTGCACCCGGAAGTACATCCTGCGTACCTGTAGGTTTCTCGAATCTTTCTTTAGCCACAGTCTATCCCTCCTGAAAATAACCCCTAAAAACAGCAAAAAATCCCTCATCCCTGTTCAATTACAACAGGGACGAGGGATTATCATAACCAATAATTCACCCGTGGTACCACCCACATTCCGGGCTCAATGCAACTTGCTCTGCATAAGCTCCGCTCTAAGCGGTTAACGCCCGCCTACGCGCAATCGGCTACTGACTGTAGGCAATCCTGCTGCCTGCGTTCGCCGTGCGTTCTCGGGGAGGTCATTCATCCGTTCATCAACAGAATCCTTACAGCCGTGCGGATCAGCGCGCGGTCCTCCTTACCTGGACGACAGCCATGATCTGCGGGATTCCTCTCTGGGGTTGTGGGTTACGGATTACTTGGTCCCGTCATCAAAACAATATAAACTTACCTATACTGTTAGATTCTACTGAACCACTGCGCTAAAGTCAAGGATTGAATAAAATAAGCTGCCACCAGCTTTCCTTCCGCTAAGTGGAATGAGATTCCGCTATTGGGGCAAAAACTCATAATTCCCGGCTTAAACGGACTCAGATTCCGTTATGCGCCTACATAGGCCTTGTTATCTGCTCAAATCAACTTAATAACGGAATGTCAGTCCGCGTCTGCCTCAAATTAGCGATTTTTGGACAAATAGGCGCTTCTCAGTCCGCTTCATTCTGCTGGCACTCACACTTGCTCCAACCCTTAAAACAAAAAAGTGACCTGCAGCCGATTGCTGCAGGTCCATCATCATATATTATAAAAAAGGGGGTCATGCTTCTATTATAAACACACTATATTAAGGAATAATGAATGTAGTGTTACAGTTGCATTACAGAAAAGAAAGCGTTTCACCAAACCGTCTAAATCCCCGCTGTCATGCTAATCCATAGGTTACACCATCCCACTGCTCCTGTCTACATCTATCCCGCCGTCCTCCCTTTTATGCTGCATATAAAACAGCTCCAGCCTCTCTATAACGGAGGGCTGGAGCTGAAATAGAAACGATATAGATTGAACTTGAACATAATCTTCTTAATCAAAAATCTCCACATAGGCCTGCTTGCCGCGCAGAACCTCTACAACCTCATTGTAATGATTCTCGGCTACCTTGAGATCCATGACATAATGCAGGTGCTCCAGGTCACTGCTTGTCAGCTCATCGCCTCTGTGAACTTCGCCCTCACTGCGTACTTCATCAGCGCGAACTTCATCCGTACGTTTCAGATCATCATCGGTCACAACTGCCGGGACAATGGCCGCACCGGACCCCATACCCGTTGCACCTCCGGCAGCGTACACGCCCCCGGCACCTGTTGAAGCAGTATTGGTAGACCCCAGCGGGATCAGAATGTTACGCCGGTTATTTACTCCATTATCCAAAGGGTCGGTTAAAGCCGATACCTCAATCCCCTCTACACCATAAGGAATCAAAGAAGTCTTAGCACCTTCCGCTGCATCTTCTGTACTGAAATAGGCCTGGATTCTTCTAGTCATTGTAAATCCCTCCCATAAAGTTGTATTATGCCAAACGGGTTATGCATGTATTTCATGTATTACAACACCTTAAGCAGCTCACGCACAAAAGCGGGCTCATCCTTGGGTGTGCGTGAAGTAATGTAATTGCCGTCTATGACGACCTCTTCATCCTTGAACTCCGCGCCGGCATTGATCAGATCATCCTTCAGCGGCGGGTAGGCAGTAAGGGTGCGGCCTTGCAGCAGTTCAGCGCTGATCAGAATCTGCGGGCCGTGGCAGATGGCGGCAATCGGCTTGCCTGCACGGTCAGCATCCTTCACGAATTGCAGAATATCCGGGTCAAGACGAAGATTCTCCGGCGAAGATCCGCCTGGAATGACTATCGCATCATACTCTTCGGCTGTGACCTCGCTGACCGCTTTATCGGAGGCATAGGATGCGCTTCCTTGTTTGCCGAGCAGGGTCTCATTTTTCTTCAGACCGATGATTTCTGCCTGATGTCCTGCCTGTAAAACTTCTTCGTAAGGAACCTTCATTTCAGAATCTTCAAAGTCATTGGCGAGCAGAAAAGCTACTTTACTCATGAGATCCATATCTCCTCTCTAAGCTGCTGTCGTCTCGTCAATCTATTACCCTCATTCCCACGCTTTATAACGAAGCCTAAGCAGTTCCCGTAAATTCTGTTCCGTACCTACTGCCACCGCGCCAAGTGGAAACGGCTTTGCCGTCCTTTAAAAGGACGGTGCCGTTTCAGCGAGAAAAAAGAAGGATAATTTATAGCGTGAAACATATACATTCTTATATTTTCAAAAAATACCACTCCGCGCCTGCCTTCTCTGCGGTCAGGTACGCGGCAAAAGACCGCGGCCTCTGCGCTGAAGCCCCTGCGGCTCCTTCGGGTCTCCGGCTTCCTTGGCTGTCGCTGAAGCTTCGGCCATCGACCCGGCCACATGGGCCTGAATCGTGTTCCACATCCATGCTTTTGGTGCTTGTCTCATTCTGCTTGCTCCCCGCACTTGTGAATAATGATGCATCATTCATAGTCTATCCAGTCAGAGCTGCTGCTATCCGGCCCTGGTTAACTCGAAGCAAAAAGACCCCACCATGTGGAGTCCCGTGATATATCTTATCAAGTGGAAACGGCTTTGCCGTCCTTTTAAAGGACGGTACCGTTTCGGCGAGAAATAGAAGGATAAATTATCGTGTGAAACCTATAAATTCTTATATTTACAGTTAAGGCGGCGTCTGCCGCCTCCATTCCTAACCCTTGCTGTCCAACAGCAGCGTAACCGGTCCCCAGTTGGTCAGGGCGACATCCATCATCGCTCCGAACACGCCGGTCTCTACCTGCAGCCCTCCGGCACGCAGCTCCTGATTGAAGTAGTCGTAGAGGCGCTCTGCCTCAGCCGGAGCCGCTGCCGCCATGAAGTTGGGGCGTCTGCCCTTGCGGCAGTCCCCGTACAGCGTGAACTGGGAGACGGACAGAATGGCCCCGCCGGCCTCCGTCACACTATGGTTCATTTTACCGGCCGCATCCTCAAAAATCCGCAGTCCGGCAACCTTGTCCGCCAAATACTTGGCATCCTTCTCCGTATCCTCATGGGTTACGCCGACCAGCAGCAGCAAGCCCTCTCCAATCGCTCCGGTCACTGCTCCGTCCACCGTCACACTGGAGTTCTTGCAGCGCTGCACAACTACTCTCATCTCATTCTTCAGCTCCTTGCCTTACTACCTCTATTGCATAATGCGGTTAACGGTATAGACATCCTTGACCCGCTTCACTTTGTCGACCACAGACTGCAGGTGATCGGTATTGCGGATCAGAATCGTCATATGGATCATCGCCATTTTGTTCTTGTCGGAGCGCCCGGTGACCGCTGAAATATTGGTTTTGCTCTCCGATACTGCCTGCAGCACTTCATTCAGCAGCCCGTTGCGGTCGTGGCCGGTAATCTCAATATCAACGCTGTAATTAGCCTCCATACTGCCTTCCCACTCTACTTCGATCACGCGGGCTGCTTCCTCCCCGTCCATCTCGTTCGGAATGTTCGGACAATCCTCACGGTGTACCGATACGCCCCGTCCACGGGTCACGTATCCGATAATATCGTCGCCCGGCACAGGATTACAACATCGCGCGAAGCGCACAAGCAGATTATCAATCCCCTTGACACGTACCCCGTTGGTCGGCTGGTTGCGCTTCTCTCCGCTGGATTTGATCGCCTTCATCTCGGAGGTAAGCTCCAGATGGCCTGCGGCCTCCTCCTGGTCCTTACGCAGCTTCTCGGTCAGCTTGGAAGCGATCTGAGCGGCGGTAATCCCGCCAAAGCCGACCGCCGACAGCATATCCTCCACATCATTGAAGGCGAACTTCTTCGCAGCCTCCGACAATTTGTCCTCTGTCAGCCAGTCAGAGACCTCCACGTTCAGACGCTTCAGCTCACGTTCAATGGCCTCCCGGCCCTTCTCCACGTTCTCTTCGCGCTTCTCCTTCTTGAACCACTGCTTGATCTTGCTCCGCGCATGCGAGGACTGTGCAATCTTCAGCCAATCGCGGCTCGGACCGTATGAATTCTTCGAGGTCAGAATCTCCACGATATCTCCGGTCTTCAGCTTATGGTCAAGCGGAACAATACGCCCGTTCACCTTGGAGCCGATCGTCCGGTTCCCCACCTCGGTATGAATGCGGAACGCGAAATCCAGCGGCACCGAGCCGGCAGGCAGCTCTACTACCTCACCCTTAGGCGTGAATACGAAGACCAGATCGGAGAAAAAGTCCATTTTGAGCGATTCCACGAACTCTTCGGCATCCTTGGCTTCATGCTGCAGCTCCAGAATCTCGCGGAAGAACGGCATCCGGTTCTCCGGATTGACGTTGTTGCTGCTGCCTTCCTTATACGCCCAGTGGGCAGCGATCCCGAATTCGGCCGTGCGGTGCATCTCCCAGGTGCGGATCTGGACCTCCGTCGGCTCTCCTCCCGGACCAACTACGGTTGTATGCAAAGACTGATACATGTTCGCCTTGGGCATAGCAATATAGTCCTTGAAACGGCCAGGCATCGGCTTCCAAAGCGTATGAATAATACCCAAAGTGGCATAACAATCCTTAATATTGTCGACGATAATGCGGATAGCCAGCAGATCATAGATTTCGTTGAACTGCTTGTTCTTCGTGTTCATCTTGTTATAGACACTGTAGATATGCTTCGGGCGTCCCGAGAGATCGCCTTCGATGCCCATTTCATCCAGCTTGGCACGGATGCGGCCGATGACACTGTCAATGAACTGCTCGCGTTCTGCCCGTTTCTTGTGTACAAGATTCGCAATCCGGTAATACTGCTGCGGATTCAGGTAACGGAGCGCAATATCCTCCATCTCCCACTTGATCGCAGAGATCCCCAGCCGGTCCGCAATGGGACAAAAGATCTCCAGCGTCTCATAAGAAATCCGACGCTGACTCTCTTCGGACTGGTATTTGAGCGTACGCATATTATGCAGACGGTCCGCCAGCTTAATCACGATCACACGGATATCCTGGGCCATAGCGATGAACATCTTGCGGTAGTTCTCGTTCTGCTGCTCCTCCTTGGAGCGGAAGCGGATGCGTTCCAGCTTGGTCAGGCCGTCCACCAGCATTGCGCAGGTATCGCCAAATTTCGTGCGGATCTGCTCCAGGGACACCGTCGTATCTTCCACAACATCATGCAGCAGCGCAGCAATAATGGATATGACATCCATTTGCATATTTACGACAATATCTGCGACCGCTAGCGGATGCAGAATGTATGGCTCCCCCGACTTCCGGACCTGCCCGTGATGAGCCTGATCAGCGAATTCATAAGCTTCACGGATGCGGAGAAGATCTTTTTCTTTTATATAGGCGCCAGCCTTTTCGGTTAATTGCTCTATGCCCATTCTCGTCGTATCCGTTTCCCTTCTATAATAAAATGAACCTGCAAGCATGCAGAATTTGCAGGTTCCATACGTTCCCGGCTGCATTACGCTCAGGTTAAAGTTGTCTATAATTATGACGCTTACGAGGGATTCCGTCAACACTTGCCATAGCGTGGTATTCTTGTCAGGGAAAGGGTCAAGAAAAGACAATTTTGTGGCACGGGTAAAAATGTTGTTGTAAAAAACCGCTGTTCTATTTAATCTAGTAAAGGCGGTTTTTTATAAAGATAAGAATTGTCAAATCAAATTAGATCAGAAAGAGAAGTGAACTCCATTGCAACGCGAAATTCAAATTAACGAAAGACTCCCTTGGGGCCCGGGCTTCCTCCTGAGTCTTCAGCATCTGTTCGCCATGTTCGGCAGCACCGTGCTTGTTCCCAACCTGTTCGGGGTAGATCCCGGCATGATCCTGCTGATGAACGGTATCGGCACCTTGCTATACATTCTGATCTGCCGCGGCAAAATCCCCGCCTATTTGGGTTCAAGCTTTGCCTTCATCTCTCCGGTACTGCTTGTGCTGAAAGAGCATGCCGGCGATCATGAGCGCGGATATTCGCTTGCACTGGGC is a window encoding:
- a CDS encoding type 1 glutamine amidotransferase domain-containing protein, whose translation is MSKVAFLLANDFEDSEMKVPYEEVLQAGHQAEIIGLKKNETLLGKQGSASYASDKAVSEVTAEEYDAIVIPGGSSPENLRLDPDILQFVKDADRAGKPIAAICHGPQILISAELLQGRTLTAYPPLKDDLINAGAEFKDEEVVIDGNYITSRTPKDEPAFVRELLKVL
- the dtd gene encoding D-aminoacyl-tRNA deacylase; this encodes MRVVVQRCKNSSVTVDGAVTGAIGEGLLLLVGVTHEDTEKDAKYLADKVAGLRIFEDAAGKMNHSVTEAGGAILSVSQFTLYGDCRKGRRPNFMAAAAPAEAERLYDYFNQELRAGGLQVETGVFGAMMDVALTNWGPVTLLLDSKG
- a CDS encoding bifunctional (p)ppGpp synthetase/guanosine-3',5'-bis(diphosphate) 3'-pyrophosphohydrolase gives rise to the protein MGIEQLTEKAGAYIKEKDLLRIREAYEFADQAHHGQVRKSGEPYILHPLAVADIVVNMQMDVISIIAALLHDVVEDTTVSLEQIRTKFGDTCAMLVDGLTKLERIRFRSKEEQQNENYRKMFIAMAQDIRVIVIKLADRLHNMRTLKYQSEESQRRISYETLEIFCPIADRLGISAIKWEMEDIALRYLNPQQYYRIANLVHKKRAEREQFIDSVIGRIRAKLDEMGIEGDLSGRPKHIYSVYNKMNTKNKQFNEIYDLLAIRIIVDNIKDCYATLGIIHTLWKPMPGRFKDYIAMPKANMYQSLHTTVVGPGGEPTEVQIRTWEMHRTAEFGIAAHWAYKEGSSNNVNPENRMPFFREILELQHEAKDAEEFVESLKMDFFSDLVFVFTPKGEVVELPAGSVPLDFAFRIHTEVGNRTIGSKVNGRIVPLDHKLKTGDIVEILTSKNSYGPSRDWLKIAQSSHARSKIKQWFKKEKREENVEKGREAIERELKRLNVEVSDWLTEDKLSEAAKKFAFNDVEDMLSAVGFGGITAAQIASKLTEKLRKDQEEAAGHLELTSEMKAIKSSGEKRNQPTNGVRVKGIDNLLVRFARCCNPVPGDDIIGYVTRGRGVSVHREDCPNIPNEMDGEEAARVIEVEWEGSMEANYSVDIEITGHDRNGLLNEVLQAVSESKTNISAVTGRSDKNKMAMIHMTILIRNTDHLQSVVDKVKRVKDVYTVNRIMQ